TCCTCGAACTCTTCGTCCGTAAAACTTCTGGCATTCGCCTCGTCGAATGTGGATTTGGCACGCGCCTCCGTTCGCGTAGCCTTCAGGATGTCCAACTCTGGTGGCTTCACATGGATGAGGAAGGGCTTCAGCTGAGCTGTGCGCAGAGTCTTGATCGCCTGGTAGTGCGGACTCAGCACACATACGCAGCCGGCATTCACAATCGACTTGACACTCTCCGCCGATGTTCCGTACAAATGGCCCTTGTACTCGCCGTGCTCCACAAACTTTCCCGCCTCGATGTCCGCGTCCATTTTCTCGCGGGCCACAAAGATGTACTCTCGTCCGGCCACTTCACCTGTGCGCATTGGTCGGGTGGTGTCTGAAAAAAACGAATAGGTTTTCTATTAAAGATGTTCGAAAAGAGGTCCATTTGTTCACTTGGTCATTTCTACACTAGTTCATTTGTTCACTTAATAAAACAAACTTAAGAAAACTTACACGGAACCGGACTGCGGAACTTCTCGGGATCCCGGGCTATCAGCCGGCGGCGCAATTCATTCCGCCCCACGCCGGGTGCTCCGATGAGCACTATGGGCCTGAAGACTCCGGGCCGTGGATACAACTTGGCCACCTCCTCGTACGTGGCGATCTGCTCGCGGTCAAAGTCGTCGTTCTCTGTCAAATCGTACATGATCTTTTTAGTCTTGGGCTGGCGGCAGGAGGAGGTGCTGCTACTCGCAGGCAGACGCGGGGAGCCAGGTGGGGTGGTGCATAGTGAGGCGCATGATCCGGCTGGCGATGGCAATGCATGGATGGGACCATTTGGAGTTGGGTCGAGTGTTAGATGAGGGGGGCACAGATGAAGAATGAAATTAGAGCAATTTTAGTCATGGAAAGACAATGAACAGCGAATGTTATGGAAGCAATGGGCTGGCAACGCGATATGCTTACGCTTCGAGTCCAGATCGGTGCCGTTCTTCTGTGTACGGTCGTGGAGGATACGGCGCTCCTGCAGCGCCCGGCTGGGAATCAAACCGGCTCTTGCCGAGCGCTCGTGCTCCTTGCGCGCCTGCCACCAGTAGGCATCGTCTTGGGCCACAATGTGCAACACATCGCCGCGCTGGAAGGCCAGACCCGCCTCCTTGCACGGAATGTAGGGATCCACATCCGGATTGTAGTCAAAGTGGGCCCTCACCCGCACTTTGGACTCGCGCTGGGCGCCCTTGTTGTCCGCGGGAACCAGCTTAAAGGTAATGGTGCCCTCCGAGTTTTGCTGGTTGTTTATAAAAGGTATGAAAATTACATCAAGAATGAGGTTTCTCGATCAATTCTAAGCATACTTACCAGTATGGTGAGCACATCGCCCGGCGTCTT
The sequence above is drawn from the Drosophila melanogaster chromosome 2R genome and encodes:
- the metro gene encoding menage a trois, isoform B, with protein sequence MLEAVMASDINWDPALSKLISTLKESENLSNDQEIDFLKALLESKELNALVNVHTKVAKVGRDDRLAPVLSTSAQVLYEVLEQLSQHCHLNDDCKEAFHLLQDSHLQHLLFAHDAIAQKDFYPHLPEAPVEMDEDEETIKIVQLVKSNEPLTGAQSTEPIVGATIKTDEESGKIIIARIMHGGAADRSGLIHVGDEVIEVNNINVEGKTPGDVLTILQNSEGTITFKLVPADNKGAQRESKVRVRAHFDYNPDVDPYIPCKEAGLAFQRGDVLHIVAQDDAYWWQARKEHERSARAGLIPSRALQERRILHDRTQKNGTDLDSKQNDDFDREQIATYEEVAKLYPRPGVFRPIVLIGAPGVGRNELRRRLIARDPEKFRSPVPYTTRPMRTGEVAGREYIFVAREKMDADIEAGKFVEHGEYKGHLYGTSAESVKSIVNAGCVCVLSPHYQAIKTLRTAQLKPFLIHVKPPELDILKATRTEARAKSTFDEANARSFTDEEFEDMIKSAERIDFLYGHFFDVELVNGELVNAFEQLVQNVQRLENEPVWAPSMWVQ
- the metro gene encoding menage a trois, isoform C, with protein sequence MLEAVMASDINWDPALSKLISTLKESENLSNDQEIDFLKALLESKELNALVNVHTKVAKVGRDDRLAPVLSTSAQVLYEVLEQLSQHCHLNDDCKEAFHLLQDSHLQHLLFAHDAIAQKDFYPHLPEAPVEMDEDEETIKIVQLVKSNEPLGATIKTDEESGKIIIARIMHGGAADRSGLIHVGDEVIEVNNINVEGKTPGDVLTILQNSEGTITFKLVPADNKGAQRESKVRVRAHFDYNPDVDPYIPCKEAGLAFQRGDVLHIVAQDDAYWWQARKEHERSARAGLIPSRALQERRILHDRTQKNGTDLDSKPGSCASLCTTPPGSPRLPASSSTSSCRQPKTKKIMYDLTENDDFDREQIATYEEVAKLYPRPGVFRPIVLIGAPGVGRNELRRRLIARDPEKFRSPVPYTTRPMRTGEVAGREYIFVAREKMDADIEAGKFVEHGEYKGHLYGTSAESVKSIVNAGCVCVLSPHYQAIKTLRTAQLKPFLIHVKPPELDILKATRTEARAKSTFDEANARSFTDEEFEDMIKSAERIDFLYGHFFDVELVNGELVNAFEQLVQNVQRLENEPVWAPSMWVQ
- the metro gene encoding menage a trois, isoform A, which encodes MLEAVMASDINWDPALSKLISTLKESENLSNDQEIDFLKALLESKELNALVNVHTKVAKVGRDDRLAPVLSTSAQVLYEVLEQLSQHCHLNDDCKEAFHLLQDSHLQHLLFAHDAIAQKDFYPHLPEAPVEMDEDEETIKIVQLVKSNEPLTGAQSTEPIVGATIKTDEESGKIIIARIMHGGAADRSGLIHVGDEVIEVNNINVEGKTPGDVLTILQNSEGTITFKLVPADNKGAQRESKVRVRAHFDYNPDVDPYIPCKEAGLAFQRGDVLHIVAQDDAYWWQARKEHERSARAGLIPSRALQERRILHDRTQKNGTDLDSKPGSCASLCTTPPGSPRLPASSSTSSCRQPKTKKIMYDLTENDDFDREQIATYEEVAKLYPRPGVFRPIVLIGAPGVGRNELRRRLIARDPEKFRSPVPYTTRPMRTGEVAGREYIFVAREKMDADIEAGKFVEHGEYKGHLYGTSAESVKSIVNAGCVCVLSPHYQAIKTLRTAQLKPFLIHVKPPELDILKATRTEARAKSTFDEANARSFTDEEFEDMIKSAERIDFLYGHFFDVELVNGELVNAFEQLVQNVQRLENEPVWAPSMWVQ
- the metro gene encoding menage a trois, isoform D codes for the protein MLEAVMASDINWDPALSKLISTLKESENLSNDQEIDFLKALLESKELNALVNVHTKVAKVGRDDRLAPVLSTSAQVLYEVLEQLSQHCHLNDDCKEAFHLLQDSHLQHLLFAHDAIAQKDFYPHLPEAPVEMDEDEETIKIVQLVKSNEPLGATIKTDEESGKIIIARIMHGGAADRSGLIHVGDEVIEVNNINVEGKTPGDVLTILQNSEGTITFKLVPADNKGAQRESKVRVRAHFDYNPDVDPYIPCKEAGLAFQRGDVLHIVAQDDAYWWQARKEHERSARAGLIPSRALQERRILHDRTQKNGTDLDSKQNDDFDREQIATYEEVAKLYPRPGVFRPIVLIGAPGVGRNELRRRLIARDPEKFRSPVPYTTRPMRTGEVAGREYIFVAREKMDADIEAGKFVEHGEYKGHLYGTSAESVKSIVNAGCVCVLSPHYQAIKTLRTAQLKPFLIHVKPPELDILKATRTEARAKSTFDEANARSFTDEEFEDMIKSAERIDFLYGHFFDVELVNGELVNAFEQLVQNVQRLENEPVWAPSMWVQ